The genomic stretch AAATGGATATAAGACCGTTATGTGGCCGTTACTAACCGATAGCCTAAAATAAGCCATAAAAAACCCTAACATTGAACTTCTCTGGTGTCATAGTACGCTGCTGCAATTTCCAGCAAAAACTGTTGCAGATCAAGAACATCGAATTCTAGCAGGGATTTTGACAGCTCATACCATTAAACAAGCAAGAACGGGACTAAAGCTATCTGGGGCTAACTTTTAACAAACATGGAAACTTCAGAAAACAATTAGCATACTCGACATGTGTTGCCACTGCAAACCAATTAACTAAAGTTCTCGACAAAATCGACAGTTACCATTCACAGAATAAAGAACATAATAAACATCAATGAAGAACTACTATAACGGATTTTTCGTTAGAGAGTGATTGATAGAAGCATACTCTATCAATGATCGAGCAAGGTGACGAATGTCCTTTGAACTATGTCTCCTGATGCCGTTAACAGCCTTCCCAATCTCTGTTTCCTGAATACACCATTAACACGATACAAACACTTTAACAAACTAATCGTAATGCAGAAACACAAACAATAAGAATCAACAAAAGAGTTAAGCTCAAACCTTTAAGATATTAATAGTCAAATGCATCAACTGCAACCTCCTTAGAGACTCAAACAACACTGAATCAGACTGCAAAAACCAATCAAAGTTAGAACTCCACTAAAATATTtgaacaaaccctaaaaacacACCCTTAGATGTACATTCAATTATCCACTTACTTGAGCATTAGAATCAATGTAGACAATCACTAAATAACCAAATGGTACACCCCATATACATCACTTACGACTTACGACCACAACCACAAGTTCCAAGCTAACATACCACTAGCGCAAAGTTCGATGGGTAGATGTATGCAACCTTACCCACTCGTCGCGTAAAACCAGACATATCTAATCTAATCTAACTAAAAACATACAAAACACCATAAGCTGAAACAATTGAGTGGAAAGAAGATAAACAACCTCATCTTGGCTATTATAGAGGATGTCCTTGATCCTCAAAACCTCATTAATAAGGTCTCTCTCCTCCTCAATCAAATCAGTTAAAGCCTCAGCTTCACCATAGCTAATATTACTAGCTGGGTCCACCATGTTATCATTCAATTCCACCTCCCTGCCTTCATTACCTCCTCCAACAATATCAatctcaacatcatcatcatcatcatcatcatcatcactatcatcatcatcaccaccaacgtcatcatcaccatcatccctACTAATGCTATCCACCTTACTCCCATCACCGCCACCGGCACCGCCACTATGATCATCATCATGACCACCATGATCATCAATCTCACCATCACCATGATGACAAGTAGCCAACTCAACTCGGTCACAACCAATACACCGAGTCATCCTACAACTAAAAAGCAACTCAGCGATTCCAGCCTTTCTAACTCGGTACTCTTTAGGACAATCTGATGCAGCAACCATGATTGCATGCTCAATTATATCAAAAATATCAGAATTTACTCTTTTGAAATATTGCCTCCAATCATCTAACCTTTCCCCTAATCCACCTTTCTTATTCATATTAAcattatttttattaatattattaataatgttcTTATCATCTCTAGTACTACTATTACACCCACCTGATTTTGAACCCATGTCTGATCAAATTCTCACTTACCCAGATCTTAAAATGCTTTTCTGATCAAAACCCACTTCTCAAAATCTCAACTTTCGATTGCCCGATTAATGGGTTAATTGGAATTAAAAATCCCTAAACCcggaaaaaattaaaaaaaaaaaaaaaaagttgtctgAATGGAATTTAATCAATCCAATAAAAAGAAATCGGAATAAAATTGAATTAGCCAATTTTATTCCGATTTGGGTAGAAATCAGAGaatttattttttttactttttattttttccAAGGGAGAAAAAATCCCTCTTTTCTCTATCTTTCTACCCAAGAATATCACCCAACTACACTCTCAAATAAATATATTCtccaatccaaaaaaaaaaaaaaaaaaaaaaaaaaaaaaaaaaaaaaaaagacaaataaAAACTATTGAAGTAAGCTTTAaggttaaaaatattatttaagcaTGGTCTTAATTAAAATTGATAATTATAATTAAGAATGTAACTTAAAAATGTGAATGATGGTATTGAAATGGTGTTTTTTCGTTTAGACGGTTTCACACCAGactttgtttgttgttgttttgttgttgaAGAAAATGGAAAAGTGAGAGTTATTAGGGAGGGAAGGGCATGTTTTGTTTTCACTGTTTTTGTTTGATTATTAAGTTTtgttgaattgaattataataataaaatggaaaaaaaaaaaaggaatttgtAAGAAGAGGAAAGGAACGAGAAAGAGAGGATAAAATTTAATGAAATTGGAAAGGATATGGAGAATGGAGATGGAGCCCCTTTCTTTTGACTCGATCCTCCCGATTCTTCCCCCTCCAAAAAACAAATTTACTTTTATGGAACTAAATCAACATTTATAAATTTGGTTCTCTTTCTCTTCAAATAAGTAGCCTATTTCGGTTTTTCTAGCGGGTGTACCAAAGATATACATAACGGTATCCGTCATGTTTTTGGAAGACCGTTGTATAAGCTGTAATAAGATCGAGATCACTTGTAGTAATACTCCGTATCTGTTTAGCGATGTAGCCGATGTTATTTGAGGATTTGCATAATGTTGTACTTTAAACcagaagattttttttttctctcgtaACTATAGTGTAATCAAAATTATAGTATGTACTCTCATGTCCATTGAGTAAAGCGTAAAGCAATTTCATGTGTCATAACGAAGTGTTTTCTCGTGCTTTAGACTAATCTTCCTTCATGTATGGTTTAACATATTATGTAGGTGATAGTCATGATACTTCGGTTGTAGTTTTTCATAGTCATATACTCCGTATCGTTTTTCTTAATAAgtaattttataaattatttttgaTAATAAACTACTCTCTCCATCtcaatcaatagtttacaattgttTTATAAACGATTATTAAGGTAAGGAATGATAAATGAATTTACaattattaaaaaaattgaaAGTAACTTGAAATGTGGAGAAAATGTAATGATCTCACTCACATGAGTTTGTTTATTTACTAAAAAAtaaaagtgtaaactattgactgaaacaccaaaaaaaaaaataacgtaTAAATTATTGACCGGGACAGAAGGGTAATATACACAcaatttactacatcctacacattTTTGTCACCTTTTTTCCAATACTACCCTTCTCTTTAAAAAAAATGTTCTCTCTCAAAACCTAACAGGCAGCACTCACCACCTTTGGTCCCACCTAGACCGCCGGTGACCCGTGGATGCATCAAAAGTCAGAGAGTTCGCGGGTCTCTCTTGTGCATCATCGTGGCCTTGTTCCCAGAATCGCAACCGACAACAATACTGTAAATTTGAAACCCCACCATTAACACCAAATCGTCGCCGTCAACATCAAAATGTGATCGGAGGAGCGCCGAGAGCAGAGTTGTTGTCCGAGCGCATTAGAGTTGTCGTCGGAGGTGCACTTGCGTGAGTCCGAATTAATGTGATCAGAGGAGCGCCGAGATCTAACCCATGTTAATTCTGACTTGCGCGTTTTAAGGTAGTACCCGCGGTGGTTGGGGAAAGGGAGTGAGTGTTCTGCCGGTGTAGGTGGTGCTCGTCACGGGGAGGGGCAAGGGGTGGCCGGTGTAGGGAGGGTGGTTGAGTGATTAGGAGTTGGGAAAGGACGATGGGGATGGGtgttctctcttttttttttttggtttttgattttttttggggtgagaaatgagaggggtatacTAAAAATAAGGGGGGAAATGTGCGGAATTTGAGTAAGATTATGTGTGAAATTTAGCAAGTCCTTATATTTACTCATATACAAGCCTTTACTCTATCAGTCTGAGTCTTAGTTgacctattttattttttattgttctCACTAGTTTATCATTTATATtggaaatgttttttttttttgagtaaatTGATCATTTACACTATTTTGATTCACTTATCATTCAACAGACTAACTAAAAAATGTCAACAATTTCTCTCAAAAGTAAATGtaatatgaaataaaagagtaaatgtaaataaatgattaggaCGAATGAGATGTTTTTTACCATATATTGACTTATTGAGTACTTTTTATTACAAACTAGTTTTaaagcccgtgaaaatcacgggattgTTGACGTTGTTTGATTCAACATTACATATATGTAGTTATATAAAACGATGGAAGattttcatgcttaaaacgaaaTCATGCATGATGCGTCTTTACTACACTTCGACTTCCTATAATCCAGTAGGAGTAAGTTTGTTGGATACGAAAACTATCGATTTGCATATACGTTAAGTCGAATATACACACAATGGTAGTCACCATTTaaattttgatattttgataGTCTTATGTAGAACAATCAATCCATTTTTGGTGAATATGAATCAAAATGCCACTTAGTTACAAAACTGATTTTGCACACTATTTTGTTTGGCATTTGCATGAAAGGTCAAGTTTTATCCCAGTTCATCACAAGGTAGTTGTCGTCTTGATGACCACCTTGAAATTGTTCTTCGAAATATGGAATTTGAGGGGATGCAACTGaaaatgaaacaaaaaatgaATTAGTACGAGTGGATAAAACGTTGAGATATACCAACGAATGAGATGCTTCATGGTGTGATATTGTGCTATTTTTAATTTCGTCCCAAGTCTCCTAAAGGGGTAAAGTAGATAGTCcattattttttttcttaaatcGTCAAAGAGTAGATTGGGAAACAATAAAATTAGGATGAAATGCTATAACTTactgcctaaaaaagaagtgATATACCCATAGTCGCGTAGTTACATTTTCAATTTACAAAATTAACATAACATATAACAATAATTGAGACACCCAAATAACAGTGCACTCCTCTGGAATAGGTGATATCACCTCCCCAAATAAGAAAAAGGTAGACATCATATACCGAGGATTTTGCCCTAGCACATtagaaaatgaaataataataataataataataataataataataataataataataataataataataataataataataataataataataataataataataataataataataataataataataataataagatccATACATGTGCACTCATTGTTATTTAGATAAGTAGTACTTTTCTGTTAGATTACCAAGCTGGTTGATTACATAATTTTACCAAAAGGTACATAAATTCTAAGAGTTTGTAATGTCAAAAAGAGCATGAGAATTTATGAGAAATGAAAGTTAAGCAAATGTTTAGTACttgaaaaaaaaatgttatatCGCTTGGAATCAGTTTCTCAATACCTTTATCGAGCTTGTCAAAGTGTGGCCTATATGAAGAGCCCCCATGACATTTGGAGAGGGAGCACCTttagaataaaaaaaataaataaataagagcaATGAAGGTTGAGGTAAGCTTGACAAAAAAGTTAAGAAGAAAAGAATACTCCACCAcacaaaaattcattttaatgcAATTGCAAAAACTTTATAAGCAGATGAACTGAACACTCACAATTACAAAAGATGACTCTGAGCTACTACTTAGTCAGCCACAAAATAGGATGATTGTTTCCATCAGTCATACCACCTACATAAATGACACGTTAAATGGAAAGCAGCGAGCAAGGAATATAATTTAACAAAAAGTAGAATTCAAAGAGGTAAATTGGAGGGGAAATTTCCTATGTTATATCAGCAAAATCGAGTTGGAGCAAAATGAAAGGGTAAGGAAATACTCCCTTCATCTCGATCATTTGTCTGTCTGTTTAATTCCTTGTGGGACCAATATGATTGAGACGAAGGGGTATCAAATTAAAAACTTACGTAATAGAAGATTTTCCGAAAGCAATATATGAATATCGATTAGCATAAATTTCCTATTTTTTCGTCACAACATCATAGCA from Silene latifolia isolate original U9 population chromosome 5, ASM4854445v1, whole genome shotgun sequence encodes the following:
- the LOC141657268 gene encoding putative mediator of RNA polymerase II transcription subunit 26b isoform X2 — its product is MGSKSGGCNSSTRDDKNIINNINKNNVNMNKKGGLGERLDDWRQYFKRVNSDIFDIIEHAIMVAASDCPKEYRVRKAGIAELLFSCRMTRCIGCDRVELATCHHGDGEIDDHGGHDDDHSGGAGGGDGSKVDSISRDDGDDDVGGDDDDSDDDDDDDDDVEIDIVGGGNEGREVELNDNMVDPASNISYGEAEALTDLIEEERDLINEVLRIKDILYNSQDESDSVLFESLRRLQLMHLTINILKETEIGKAVNGIRRHSSKDIRHLARSLIDGWKVIVDEWVKSTQDLAEGGTPDSINPSTVDEEEGLPSPPMDEGAFFSTQPMDFDQIFDGMDDDGNFRNPVEFNNNREAARKPSAVKPDAPKRREEPPKQATPISKDNRAQEMKTQKPLLKPAKPSNMQLGPGRSLKPNGDVKPLKDSRVRAKPENPPAQRRPTPQPQPRPVNEDSVQEKLEATKRKLQERYQQAENAKRQRTIQVMEIHDLPKQGLVNKNPHAKFGNHNRNWANGRK
- the LOC141657268 gene encoding putative mediator of RNA polymerase II transcription subunit 26b isoform X3, translating into MGSKSGGCNSSTRDDKNIINNINKNNVNMNKKGGLGERLDDWRQYFKRVNSDIFDIIEHAIMVAASDCPKEYRVRKAGIAELLFSCRMTRCIGCDRVELATCHHGDGEIDDHGGHDDDHSGGAGGGDGSKVDSISRDDGDDDVGGDDDDSDDDDDDDDDVEIDIVGGGNEGREVELNDNMVDPASNISYGEAEALTDLIEEERDLINEVLRIKDILYNSQDESDSVLFESLRRLQLMHLTINILKETEIGKAVNGIRRHSSKDIRHLARSLIDGWKVIVDEWVKSTQDLAGGTPDSINPSTVDEEEGLPSPPMDEGAFFSTQPMDFDQIFDGMDDDGNFRNPVEFNNNREAARKPSAVKPDAPKRREEPPKQATPISKDNRAQEMKTQKPLLKPAKPSNMQLGPGRSLKPNGDVKPLKDSRVRAKPENPPAQRRPTPQPQKPRPVNEDSVQEKLEATKRKLQERYQQAENAKRQRTIQVMEIHDLPKQGLVNKNPHAKFGNHNRNWANGRK
- the LOC141657268 gene encoding putative mediator of RNA polymerase II transcription subunit 26b isoform X1; the encoded protein is MGSKSGGCNSSTRDDKNIINNINKNNVNMNKKGGLGERLDDWRQYFKRVNSDIFDIIEHAIMVAASDCPKEYRVRKAGIAELLFSCRMTRCIGCDRVELATCHHGDGEIDDHGGHDDDHSGGAGGGDGSKVDSISRDDGDDDVGGDDDDSDDDDDDDDDVEIDIVGGGNEGREVELNDNMVDPASNISYGEAEALTDLIEEERDLINEVLRIKDILYNSQDESDSVLFESLRRLQLMHLTINILKETEIGKAVNGIRRHSSKDIRHLARSLIDGWKVIVDEWVKSTQDLAEGGTPDSINPSTVDEEEGLPSPPMDEGAFFSTQPMDFDQIFDGMDDDGNFRNPVEFNNNREAARKPSAVKPDAPKRREEPPKQATPISKDNRAQEMKTQKPLLKPAKPSNMQLGPGRSLKPNGDVKPLKDSRVRAKPENPPAQRRPTPQPQKPRPVNEDSVQEKLEATKRKLQERYQQAENAKRQRTIQVMEIHDLPKQGLVNKNPHAKFGNHNRNWANGRK
- the LOC141657268 gene encoding putative mediator of RNA polymerase II transcription subunit 26b isoform X4 gives rise to the protein MGSKSGGCNSSTRDDKNIINNINKNNVNMNKKGGLGERLDDWRQYFKRVNSDIFDIIEHAIMVAASDCPKEYRVRKAGIAELLFSCRMTRCIGCDRVELATCHHGDGEIDDHGGHDDDHSGGAGGGDGSKVDSISRDDGDDDVGGDDDDSDDDDDDDDDVEIDIVGGGNEGREVELNDNMVDPASNISYGEAEALTDLIEEERDLINEVLRIKDILYNSQDESDSVLFESLRRLQLMHLTINILKETEIGKAVNGIRRHSSKDIRHLARSLIDGWKVIVDEWVKSTQDLAGGTPDSINPSTVDEEEGLPSPPMDEGAFFSTQPMDFDQIFDGMDDDGNFRNPVEFNNNREAARKPSAVKPDAPKRREEPPKQATPISKDNRAQEMKTQKPLLKPAKPSNMQLGPGRSLKPNGDVKPLKDSRVRAKPENPPAQRRPTPQPQPRPVNEDSVQEKLEATKRKLQERYQQAENAKRQRTIQVMEIHDLPKQGLVNKNPHAKFGNHNRNWANGRK